One Prolixibacteraceae bacterium DNA segment encodes these proteins:
- a CDS encoding tetratricopeptide repeat-containing sensor histidine kinase has protein sequence MKQNPDSCMVGVEKYFQELINPNEEMVFRYNWVMGKICSEKTDYNEAIGYYETALEYHGLDNNQRDYYSILEAQGMCYFHLSKYNNSLELLGRCLRYQNKNKNAENQKTILQEISLNYIMMGDFNSAGSFITDAINIECNGKKMMRFDASLYNSMGRIKGKQKKHLEAIDKYNKSIEIYKELEDKNAVASVHNNIAFEYLALSNHQKALEMSQSALNTFQDTDYSFGEASAYGTIANIYSDMKLWKLAKSNAERSYFIAKKYKFLFLEENFYNIMVHLYESTKNYKDAFTYMKKLKQLTIDRYNISKQEYIRKVETSYEKQKILKDNLNLQIEKKERVLELKQKSLEKDVFLFLFLTFVAIFLIIIRRYILKVKHTDALKEKNLQILDQNRELEELNSKYVEANTALYQSEREHEKSKKETDNVFSIITHDLRSPVSSIMGINELIKEDYDEMSKEEMKPLLLEVYKSINNLECLLTNLLSWSRVRTGNLKALKKSVSLDDVVDDAYCELMSEIQEKEIDFRVDIDSSICVYIDDRIFNKVLVNVIRNAIKYSFRKGIVSVSVKDDSLKYVTLYIRDNGLGIDKKEQYMLFKNDMPIIRKGTSGEKGTGLGLRVCSAFMKVLEGDILLDSTLGGGTTVMIKLLKFRAQKQ, from the coding sequence ATGAAACAGAATCCTGATTCTTGTATGGTCGGTGTTGAAAAGTACTTCCAAGAATTAATCAACCCTAATGAAGAGATGGTTTTCCGTTACAATTGGGTAATGGGTAAGATCTGTTCTGAAAAGACAGATTATAATGAGGCTATTGGTTATTATGAAACGGCATTAGAATATCACGGATTAGATAATAATCAGAGAGACTACTATAGTATTCTTGAGGCACAAGGAATGTGCTACTTTCATTTAAGCAAATATAATAACTCCCTAGAACTACTTGGCCGATGTCTACGGTATCAGAATAAGAATAAAAATGCAGAAAATCAGAAGACTATTCTTCAAGAGATCTCTTTGAACTATATAATGATGGGAGACTTTAATTCTGCTGGTTCTTTTATCACTGATGCGATTAATATAGAATGTAATGGTAAGAAAATGATGCGTTTTGATGCATCTTTATACAACTCAATGGGGCGTATTAAAGGAAAACAGAAAAAGCACCTTGAGGCGATAGATAAATACAATAAATCGATTGAAATATATAAGGAATTAGAGGATAAGAATGCTGTTGCTTCAGTCCACAATAATATTGCTTTTGAGTATTTGGCTCTTTCCAATCATCAAAAAGCATTAGAGATGTCTCAAAGTGCTTTGAATACATTTCAAGATACTGATTATTCATTTGGCGAAGCAAGTGCTTATGGTACCATTGCAAATATCTATTCGGATATGAAACTGTGGAAGCTAGCGAAAAGTAATGCAGAGAGATCTTACTTTATTGCTAAAAAGTACAAGTTTCTTTTTTTAGAAGAGAATTTCTATAATATAATGGTACACTTGTATGAGTCTACCAAAAACTATAAGGATGCTTTCACTTATATGAAAAAGTTAAAGCAGCTCACTATTGATAGATACAATATTTCAAAACAAGAGTATATTCGAAAGGTTGAGACTTCTTATGAAAAGCAGAAGATATTAAAGGATAACTTAAATCTTCAGATTGAGAAAAAAGAGAGAGTGCTTGAACTGAAGCAAAAATCTCTTGAGAAAGACGTTTTTCTGTTCTTGTTCTTAACCTTTGTGGCTATCTTCTTGATTATTATTAGGCGTTATATCTTAAAGGTAAAGCATACTGATGCGCTAAAAGAGAAGAATCTTCAGATTTTAGATCAGAATAGAGAACTTGAAGAGTTAAATAGCAAATATGTTGAGGCAAATACAGCGCTATATCAATCAGAGAGAGAGCATGAGAAAAGTAAGAAAGAAACGGATAATGTATTCTCTATTATTACCCATGATCTACGTAGTCCTGTAAGTTCCATCATGGGCATTAATGAACTAATCAAAGAGGATTATGATGAAATGTCTAAGGAGGAGATGAAACCTCTTCTTCTTGAAGTGTACAAGAGCATCAATAACTTGGAATGTTTACTTACAAATCTACTATCTTGGTCTCGTGTTCGTACAGGGAATCTTAAAGCGTTAAAGAAATCTGTTTCATTAGATGATGTTGTGGATGATGCTTACTGTGAATTAATGTCTGAAATACAGGAAAAAGAGATTGACTTTAGAGTTGATATCGATTCCTCTATTTGTGTCTATATTGACGATCGTATTTTTAATAAAGTGTTGGTCAATGTGATTCGTAATGCAATAAAATATTCTTTCAGAAAAGGAATTGTTTCGGTGTCAGTTAAAGATGACAGCTTGAAATATGTGACATTGTATATTAGAGACAATGGGTTAGGTATTGATAAGAAAGAGCAGTATATGTTGTTTAAAAACGATATGCCGATTATTCGTAAAGGGACTTCAGGTGAAAAGGGTACCGGGTTGGGATTACGTGTTTGTAGTGCTTTCATGAAAGTTTTAGAAGGAGACATTTTACTTGATAGTACTTTGGGAGGAGGGACTACTGTAATGATAAAACTTCTAAAATTTCGTGCTCAAAAACAATAA
- a CDS encoding class I SAM-dependent methyltransferase — MTYSPVKKDPIGAAAKHYWDHNKPTLIDVTSDIAEDEQMDAAYFFRDLAQMPILEKKALLWCEGRVLDVGACVGSHTLLLQQKGYDVTGLDTSFDACMIARMRGVQNVENQDFFQFSPNQKYDTLLLMMNGIGISGSLDGVTRLLDHAKTILKPNGCVVFDSSDLIYLFMDEDGEAMIDINSDKYYGVVNYQMKYNDSVGDSFDWLFLDPDSMREIVAKSGFVVEKYEEGDHYDYLVKLRREA; from the coding sequence ATGACATATTCTCCAGTTAAAAAAGATCCAATAGGTGCCGCAGCGAAGCATTATTGGGATCATAATAAACCTACATTAATTGATGTGACTTCAGATATTGCTGAAGATGAGCAGATGGATGCTGCCTATTTCTTTCGTGATTTAGCACAAATGCCCATTTTAGAGAAAAAAGCTCTCTTGTGGTGCGAAGGCCGAGTTTTGGATGTCGGTGCATGTGTTGGTAGTCACACTCTTTTACTTCAACAAAAAGGATATGATGTAACTGGTTTAGATACCTCTTTTGATGCATGTATGATTGCTCGAATGAGAGGAGTCCAGAATGTGGAAAATCAAGATTTCTTCCAATTTAGCCCAAACCAAAAGTATGATACTTTGCTTTTGATGATGAATGGGATTGGAATATCTGGATCATTAGATGGTGTGACAAGACTTCTAGATCATGCCAAGACCATTTTGAAACCTAATGGTTGTGTGGTCTTCGATTCTTCTGACTTAATCTACCTTTTTATGGATGAGGATGGCGAAGCAATGATCGATATCAATAGCGATAAGTATTATGGGGTTGTAAATTACCAGATGAAGTATAACGATTCTGTTGGAGATTCTTTTGATTGGCTTTTCTTAGACCCTGATAGTATGCGTGAAATAGTTGCCAAATCAGGTTTTGTAGTGGAGAAGTATGAGGAGGGTGATCATTATGATTACTTAGTAAAACTTAGAAGAGAGGCTTAG
- a CDS encoding S46 family peptidase: MYRNKISTNNLKQLILAICIFALSWSNVHADEGMWIPTLLEKYNMEDLQKLGFKLSAEDIFSVNHASLKDAVVLFGTGCTGEVISSEGLVLTNHHCGYASIQALSSVEHNYLKQGYWAKGRDQELSANGLKVRFLERMEDVTKKIVSGMDGLNEEVQKDTIQARIQRVVAAEAPNKFREAVVKPILYGNQYFLYVYKVYRDIRLVGAPPSSIGKFGGDTDNWVWPRHTGDFSIFRIYSKPDGSPSDYDENNIPLETKTHLKIKLGDLKPDEPTMVMGYPGTTQLYLPSQAIHMYQDISFPTRISIRDIKLSTWKHFMDNDQKVEIQYASKYAHTANGWKKWQGAILGLSRYDAIQRKKEQEKAFNQWVSQDPNKMKMYGTILSDFDSLYEDFYELDRRNIYYQEVIERGSDIFQLAKTMNNFVRDKDKGEVVDIDAIQKKVALFFKDYNADVDCAVLTKLLNYYFENLTFERKSKYFHHLENSLRKDQFKKRYYDRSFLSDKQKVLDFIANYKRSDRIRLKKDPIFHLKGELDQDYIFNYFFDYQRVNNHIQMNQKLYVKALKEMNGDRRFKVDANLTMRIAYGKVEGYSPKDGVVYEAFTTLKGVYQKSQTDIADYQAPAKLISLYKDKNYGDYANSKGEMPVAFCASNHTTGGNSGSPVLNRDGYLIGVNFDRCWDGTMSDLMFDPTYCRNIILDIRYVLFVIDKFADAPHLIEEMDIVR; the protein is encoded by the coding sequence ATGTATAGAAATAAAATATCAACAAATAATCTTAAACAATTAATCTTAGCTATCTGCATTTTTGCACTGTCATGGTCTAATGTCCATGCTGATGAAGGAATGTGGATTCCTACTCTTCTCGAGAAATACAATATGGAAGACCTACAAAAGTTAGGTTTTAAACTCTCTGCAGAAGATATTTTTAGTGTGAATCACGCAAGTCTTAAAGATGCAGTGGTTCTTTTCGGAACTGGATGTACCGGGGAGGTAATCTCCTCTGAAGGACTTGTGTTAACCAATCATCACTGTGGTTATGCTTCTATTCAAGCACTGAGTAGTGTGGAACACAACTATCTAAAACAAGGTTATTGGGCTAAAGGTAGAGATCAAGAGTTGTCTGCAAATGGTCTAAAAGTTCGTTTTCTTGAGCGAATGGAGGATGTGACAAAAAAGATCGTATCTGGAATGGATGGATTGAACGAAGAAGTGCAAAAAGACACGATTCAAGCTCGTATTCAAAGAGTCGTAGCTGCTGAGGCACCAAACAAATTTAGAGAAGCAGTTGTAAAACCTATATTGTATGGAAATCAATACTTCTTATATGTTTACAAGGTGTATCGTGATATTCGTTTGGTAGGTGCTCCTCCATCTTCTATTGGGAAATTTGGTGGGGATACCGATAATTGGGTATGGCCTCGACATACAGGGGACTTTTCAATCTTCCGTATTTATAGTAAACCCGATGGCTCTCCTTCTGATTATGACGAAAATAATATTCCTCTAGAGACAAAAACACATCTAAAGATTAAGCTTGGGGATCTTAAACCTGATGAGCCAACAATGGTAATGGGCTATCCTGGAACCACCCAGTTGTACCTTCCTTCCCAAGCAATTCATATGTATCAAGATATCTCTTTCCCGACACGAATAAGTATTCGTGATATAAAGCTTTCTACTTGGAAGCATTTTATGGATAATGACCAAAAGGTAGAGATTCAATATGCTTCAAAATATGCACATACAGCCAACGGATGGAAGAAGTGGCAAGGTGCTATTCTTGGTCTATCTCGATATGATGCGATTCAACGTAAGAAGGAGCAGGAGAAAGCATTTAATCAGTGGGTATCTCAGGATCCCAATAAGATGAAAATGTATGGAACCATATTATCTGATTTTGATTCTCTTTATGAAGATTTTTATGAGCTAGATAGACGAAATATCTATTATCAAGAGGTGATCGAAAGAGGTTCAGATATCTTTCAACTAGCAAAGACGATGAACAACTTTGTTAGAGATAAGGACAAAGGAGAAGTGGTGGATATTGATGCTATCCAGAAGAAAGTTGCTCTCTTTTTTAAAGATTATAATGCGGATGTTGATTGTGCTGTATTAACAAAATTACTAAACTACTATTTCGAAAATCTTACTTTCGAACGCAAATCTAAATACTTTCATCATCTAGAGAATTCACTGCGTAAAGATCAATTCAAAAAACGTTATTACGATCGTTCTTTCTTATCTGACAAACAGAAAGTTCTCGATTTTATTGCAAATTATAAAAGATCAGATAGAATTCGTTTAAAGAAAGATCCTATTTTTCATTTAAAGGGAGAATTAGATCAAGACTATATATTCAACTATTTCTTCGATTACCAGAGAGTAAATAATCATATTCAGATGAATCAGAAGCTCTATGTGAAGGCTTTAAAAGAGATGAACGGAGACCGTCGTTTTAAAGTAGATGCAAATCTGACTATGCGTATTGCTTATGGAAAGGTCGAGGGTTACTCTCCTAAGGATGGTGTTGTTTATGAAGCCTTTACTACATTAAAAGGGGTTTACCAGAAGAGTCAGACGGATATTGCTGACTATCAGGCTCCAGCAAAATTAATCTCACTATACAAGGACAAAAATTATGGGGATTATGCAAATAGTAAAGGGGAGATGCCTGTTGCATTTTGCGCATCCAACCATACTACTGGAGGAAACTCAGGAAGCCCAGTGTTAAATAGAGATGGATATCTTATTGGAGTGAACTTTGATAGGTGTTGGGATGGAACTATGAGTGATTTAATGTTTGACCCAACCTATTGTAGAAATATTATATTGGACATTCGTTATGTCCTTTTTGTGATTGATAAATTTGCGGATGCACCTCACTTGATTGAAGAGATGGATATCGTAAGATAG
- a CDS encoding site-specific integrase yields the protein MASVKLVLVNKNAVNKYNISVQILSNRTKAILKTNYYVEKNQFKEGRVRNHPNSTLINKRLSSILSDYEQKLDKIYVEQTKMTAKEIKEYLLNVYIEEVREKEDVELFSYLEEYIEELDRKYKALLLVDKKASKSTWKNYSNLYKSLRKFKGDQRVLFKNINKRWLEDYEQFLRESGVNTGIWTYMKSLKHLFNSLINSEDQKLSPECYPFRYYSIAKFKGNSTPRFLNIEEVRSVMHYETTNENEIFARDTFILNYLLMGLNFKDMYFIEKEDIQDGRVHYTRSKTGVKHSVKIEPEHLEYFKRLKGEKELFCFQEKYSSRAACSQMISTALKRICANLNIPAFAIGRSRYTWSTIAFNDLNINETVIDLALAHKVSHTLAGAYYIVKKVKLMDDANRQMIDYLFETGPFEKASE from the coding sequence ATGGCTTCTGTAAAATTGGTACTGGTAAATAAGAATGCTGTTAATAAATATAACATTTCTGTGCAGATATTAAGTAATAGGACTAAAGCGATTTTGAAAACGAATTATTATGTCGAAAAAAATCAATTTAAGGAGGGTCGGGTGAGAAATCACCCTAATAGTACTCTTATTAATAAACGTCTGTCTTCTATCCTATCAGATTATGAACAGAAATTGGATAAGATCTATGTTGAGCAGACTAAGATGACTGCAAAGGAGATTAAGGAGTATCTTTTGAATGTGTATATTGAAGAGGTTCGAGAGAAGGAGGATGTGGAGTTGTTTTCTTATCTAGAGGAGTATATTGAGGAGTTGGATCGTAAATATAAGGCTCTTCTTCTTGTTGATAAAAAAGCTTCGAAAAGTACATGGAAGAATTATTCGAATTTATATAAGAGCTTACGTAAATTCAAAGGGGATCAACGGGTACTTTTTAAGAATATTAATAAAAGGTGGCTAGAAGATTATGAGCAATTTCTTCGGGAAAGTGGTGTTAATACTGGGATATGGACTTATATGAAGAGTTTGAAACATTTGTTTAATTCTTTAATTAATTCTGAAGATCAAAAGTTAAGTCCCGAATGCTATCCATTTCGATATTATAGTATCGCCAAATTTAAGGGGAATAGTACTCCACGATTTTTGAATATTGAAGAGGTTCGATCTGTGATGCACTATGAGACGACCAATGAGAATGAGATTTTTGCTAGAGATACTTTTATACTTAATTACTTGTTGATGGGTCTTAATTTTAAGGATATGTACTTTATAGAAAAAGAAGATATTCAGGATGGACGAGTGCATTATACCAGGTCGAAGACTGGGGTTAAACACAGTGTGAAGATTGAACCAGAACATCTGGAGTATTTTAAGAGATTAAAAGGTGAAAAGGAGTTGTTTTGTTTCCAAGAGAAATATTCATCTAGAGCTGCATGTAGTCAAATGATTTCAACGGCTTTGAAAAGAATTTGTGCTAATTTGAATATTCCTGCTTTTGCCATTGGACGAAGTCGATATACTTGGAGTACCATTGCTTTTAATGATTTGAATATAAATGAAACAGTGATTGACTTAGCGTTGGCTCACAAGGTAAGTCATACGTTGGCAGGTGCTTATTATATCGTTAAGAAGGTGAAACTTATGGATGATGCAAATCGACAAATGATTGATTATTTGTTTGAGACTGGTCCATTTGAGAAAGCATCAGAGTGA
- a CDS encoding ABC transporter ATP-binding protein produces the protein MIKLRNIHKSYSSGNANLHVLKGIDLEVKEGEMVSIMGASGSGKSTLLNMLGILDKYDKGEYQLDGINMNHLSEKEEAFYRNRKLGFIFQDASLITYKNALENVALPLYYQNISMKKRNKIALEYLDKVGLTEWAHHLPSELSGGQRQRVAIARALICNPQVILADEPTGQLDSSTSLEIMELLKKINNDGITVIIITHEHDIAEMTNRIVYIKDGVIE, from the coding sequence ATGATTAAACTCAGAAACATTCATAAAAGCTATAGTTCAGGAAATGCAAATTTGCATGTTTTAAAAGGAATTGACTTGGAAGTTAAGGAAGGAGAAATGGTTTCTATTATGGGAGCTTCCGGATCTGGTAAATCGACCCTTTTGAATATGTTGGGCATCTTAGATAAATACGATAAAGGCGAATATCAATTAGACGGTATTAACATGAACCATTTGAGCGAAAAGGAAGAAGCCTTTTATCGTAACCGTAAACTAGGTTTCATCTTTCAGGATGCAAGTTTGATTACATATAAAAATGCATTAGAGAATGTTGCACTTCCTTTATATTACCAAAATATTTCTATGAAGAAGCGAAACAAGATAGCTCTTGAATATCTCGATAAAGTTGGCTTGACAGAATGGGCTCATCATTTACCTTCTGAATTATCAGGAGGACAACGACAAAGAGTAGCTATTGCAAGAGCTTTAATTTGTAATCCTCAAGTAATTTTGGCAGATGAACCAACTGGTCAGCTTGATTCAAGCACTTCTTTGGAAATTATGGAATTGCTAAAAAAAATTAACAATGACGGTATTACGGTAATTATTATAACTCATGAACATGACATTGCGGAGATGACTAACCGTATTGTTTATATTAAAGATGGAGTTATTGAATAG
- a CDS encoding TolC family protein, translated as MFDIEKVKNNLSLNITSVFLELLFYDELIKNNSAQIEQTIDQVAIAKELVNSGIKTESYLLDFFTQMAQDSLNLVVSKNAYQSKLIDLIQLLDIKDTHGFDIIIPKNLKLLPKANKAVDDYYNIALTVLPEIKSAQYRLQNAESNVKYIKGNRLPSLSFEGYCGTNYSSNSTLFNQHGEAIDYLYYNQLNDNINMYFGLRLTIPIFSRFSIRNSVNIAKINSSKMATNIQLTKQNVYQEVQKVYYDFIAAKEQMMFEKKLLDASELSFYHANEKLKAGIISVYDYGTVKTQLIKVTSKYLQAKYKYIFKMKMLDFYTGVPISLEN; from the coding sequence ATGTTTGACATTGAAAAAGTAAAGAATAACTTAAGTTTAAATATTACTTCCGTTTTTCTGGAGTTACTGTTTTATGATGAATTAATCAAAAACAATTCAGCACAAATTGAACAGACTATTGATCAGGTAGCAATTGCCAAAGAGTTAGTAAATTCTGGAATAAAAACCGAATCCTATTTGTTGGATTTTTTCACACAAATGGCGCAGGATTCATTGAATTTGGTTGTTTCTAAAAATGCATACCAATCAAAGTTAATAGACCTTATTCAATTATTAGATATTAAAGACACTCACGGGTTTGATATTATTATTCCTAAAAACTTAAAATTGCTGCCAAAAGCCAATAAAGCAGTTGATGATTACTACAATATAGCATTAACAGTTTTACCAGAAATTAAAAGTGCCCAATATCGTTTACAAAATGCTGAAAGTAATGTTAAATACATAAAAGGTAATAGGCTTCCATCTCTATCATTTGAAGGTTATTGTGGTACAAATTACTCGAGTAACAGTACCTTGTTTAATCAACATGGAGAGGCAATTGATTATTTATACTATAACCAGTTAAATGATAATATCAATATGTACTTTGGATTGCGATTAACTATCCCTATTTTTAGTCGGTTTAGTATCAGAAATTCAGTAAATATTGCCAAAATTAACTCGTCCAAAATGGCTACCAATATTCAGCTTACCAAACAAAATGTATATCAGGAGGTACAAAAGGTATATTACGACTTTATTGCTGCAAAAGAACAAATGATGTTTGAGAAAAAGCTATTGGATGCTTCAGAACTCTCCTTTTATCATGCAAATGAAAAACTAAAAGCCGGAATTATATCTGTTTATGATTATGGTACAGTAAAAACTCAGCTAATTAAAGTTACATCAAAATACTTACAGGCAAAATATAAGTATATCTTCAAAATGAAAATGTTGGATTTCTATACAGGAGTTCCTATATCACTAGAAAACTAA
- the tnpB gene encoding IS66 family insertion sequence element accessory protein TnpB (TnpB, as the term is used for proteins encoded by IS66 family insertion elements, is considered an accessory protein, since TnpC, encoded by a neighboring gene, is a DDE family transposase.) produces the protein MFSISSNDRFHLYSEATDMRKSFDGLSGLVQNKIDANITSGDVFIFLNKRRTMMKLLKWERGGFVLFVKRLERGTFRPPEIKDLTSMHLEYTDLVLLIEGVLVKEYKRQKRYVI, from the coding sequence ATGTTTTCAATATCTTCAAATGATCGTTTTCACCTCTATTCTGAAGCAACAGATATGAGGAAAAGTTTTGATGGATTATCCGGATTGGTGCAGAATAAGATTGATGCCAATATTACTTCGGGAGATGTATTTATCTTTCTGAACAAACGTCGTACCATGATGAAATTACTTAAATGGGAAAGAGGTGGTTTTGTTCTTTTTGTGAAACGACTAGAGAGAGGAACCTTTAGACCTCCTGAAATAAAAGACTTAACATCAATGCATCTTGAGTACACTGATCTTGTCCTTCTTATAGAAGGTGTTCTTGTCAAAGAATATAAAAGACAAAAACGTTATGTTATTTAA
- a CDS encoding IS66 family transposase, giving the protein MKKSDIIEDVSKEDLLDQLQKMMTKYSNVDSENTNLKQEIESLKAQIAYLQRRIFGSTKETYKDPNQLELALEVEEKNLEDLQISSPEEEVIEVVKKKKKAKRKSIPSDLPRQVEVIEPDDVPEGATRIGEEISERIEFSPGKLYVRQIVRPKYRLLEEDSIIISELPSDLIPKCMAGNSLISQFIVGKFYDHIPLYRAQGIFKRSGIDFPKATINGWIRKAAELLSPLYKHIEKKVIQSDYIQADETSIKVLTDKKQGATHLGYFWIYYAPNIKSCLFTYDNSRKGSVPESILKKFKGVLQTDGYQGYHKLGNQKEIIKLACMAHARRKFFEAKENDRTRAEYALKKIQELYKIERTSQEKELSIEETYLLRQELAVPILKELEKWLKKESLTALPKSPIGKAINYSLNLWDELCQYTEDGSYIIDNNNVENKVRPVAIGRKNYLFAGSEEGAKRAAMFYTLSSMCKMADVEPHAWYTDILNRISDTKPSKYDDLLPQNWK; this is encoded by the coding sequence ATGAAAAAGAGCGATATCATAGAGGATGTAAGTAAAGAAGATCTTTTGGACCAACTCCAAAAGATGATGACTAAATACTCTAATGTCGACTCTGAAAACACCAACTTAAAACAAGAGATAGAATCCTTAAAGGCACAGATTGCCTATCTTCAAAGACGCATCTTTGGCTCAACCAAAGAAACCTATAAAGATCCGAACCAATTAGAGTTAGCTCTTGAAGTCGAAGAGAAAAATCTAGAAGACTTACAGATATCTTCTCCAGAAGAGGAGGTTATTGAGGTTGTTAAGAAGAAAAAAAAGGCAAAAAGAAAAAGTATCCCTTCTGACCTTCCTCGTCAAGTAGAAGTGATTGAACCTGATGATGTCCCAGAGGGAGCAACTCGTATTGGAGAAGAGATATCAGAGAGGATTGAGTTTAGTCCAGGTAAGCTTTATGTAAGACAAATTGTTCGTCCTAAATACCGTCTACTCGAAGAGGATAGCATTATCATCTCCGAACTTCCGTCGGATCTTATCCCCAAATGTATGGCGGGAAACTCATTAATAAGTCAATTTATTGTTGGTAAATTCTACGACCATATACCTCTTTATAGAGCCCAAGGGATCTTTAAAAGATCAGGAATTGATTTTCCTAAAGCAACCATCAATGGATGGATAAGGAAGGCTGCTGAACTACTTTCTCCACTATACAAACATATCGAGAAAAAAGTAATCCAGTCAGACTATATTCAAGCCGATGAGACAAGTATCAAGGTTCTAACAGATAAGAAACAAGGAGCCACTCATCTTGGTTACTTCTGGATCTATTATGCTCCAAATATAAAGAGTTGTTTATTTACTTACGATAACTCCCGAAAAGGTTCTGTACCAGAATCGATTTTAAAAAAGTTTAAAGGAGTTCTACAGACAGATGGATATCAAGGTTATCATAAACTTGGAAATCAAAAAGAAATTATAAAGTTAGCATGTATGGCACATGCTCGACGGAAATTTTTTGAGGCAAAAGAAAATGATCGAACTCGTGCCGAATATGCTTTAAAAAAGATCCAAGAACTATATAAGATAGAGAGAACAAGTCAGGAAAAAGAGTTGTCTATCGAAGAAACCTATCTTCTTCGACAAGAACTTGCTGTGCCTATACTAAAGGAACTCGAAAAATGGTTAAAAAAAGAGTCCCTTACAGCATTACCTAAAAGCCCTATTGGGAAAGCAATCAACTATAGCCTAAACCTATGGGATGAACTGTGCCAATATACAGAAGATGGAAGCTACATTATCGACAATAATAATGTGGAGAATAAAGTACGTCCAGTAGCCATTGGACGTAAAAACTATCTCTTTGCAGGATCAGAAGAGGGAGCTAAAAGAGCAGCAATGTTCTATACTTTATCTTCAATGTGCAAAATGGCAGACGTTGAACCTCATGCATGGTATACAGATATCTTAAATCGTATATCCGACACCAAGCCATCGAAATACGATGACTTACTTCCTCAAAACTGGAAATAA
- a CDS encoding TolC family protein produces MNSFKLVIMLLLFLQSNNIFAQKNKWSLEKCISYAKENNLQIKQLNYDADIAGINLNTAKNAYLPQINAGLSQRYHIDRAVNSYSGVSSKNNRHTGSVSLNTGIDIFQGFKRKNNVQAKDFYLKAVSVRLLTYMKIDLFYYKDYFQF; encoded by the coding sequence ATGAATTCTTTCAAATTAGTTATCATGTTGCTTTTGTTTTTACAAAGCAACAATATTTTTGCGCAAAAAAATAAGTGGTCTCTTGAAAAATGTATTTCTTATGCCAAAGAAAATAACCTGCAAATTAAGCAATTAAACTACGATGCAGATATTGCCGGAATAAATTTAAATACCGCTAAAAATGCTTACCTACCACAAATAAATGCAGGATTGAGCCAAAGGTATCACATAGATCGTGCGGTAAATTCATATTCTGGAGTATCATCAAAGAACAACAGGCATACTGGGAGTGTTTCCCTTAATACAGGTATAGATATATTTCAAGGCTTTAAACGTAAAAACAATGTACAGGCGAAGGATTTCTACTTAAAAGCCGTATCCGTTCGGCTACTCACGTATATGAAGATTGATCTTTTTTACTATAAAGATTATTTCCAGTTTTGA